In the Terriglobus sp. RCC_193 genome, TTATCGGAACACAGAAAAGCGGGGATGTCTCAGCGTCCCCGCTTTTCATTTCTGCGCGTTCGCTATGTGGTGGAAGGCTCGGCAAGGAATAGCGGAACACTGATGCCAATGAGCGAAATCCAGAACAAATCTGCACCCAACAGATGGAGCACCTGGATCCACGTCGGTGCCAGCATCAACACATCGGCAACGCCAATCAACATCTGCAACGCAAGATTTGCGAAGAGCAGATTCGCCGCAGGGCCAGCGTTGTTCTGCTTGAGGCGTTTCGCCAGCAGCAGCGTAGCGGCAACAATCAGCAGGGAAGCCGCGGGATGCATCCAGCGCATACGGATCAGCAACGGCGAATCCGCAGCGAAATCGGCTGCAATGGCGGCTTGAAGCGAGTGCGATGGGAAGATCGTATCCGCCAGTGCTGCCACCGAACCTGCAGCACCCGTAATGAGAACAGCCGCAATCGTCAGCAACGATGCCTGTCGCAGCGGTTTGTTGTAGGCCGCGGCCTTCACATTCCCCAGCAGAACAGCAACGGCAGTGGTCGCCGCCAGCAGGATCATCGTGTTCGTGAAGTGGATGGATTGTACGAACACCCGCATATTCGACGTGTTGTTTTCAACGTAATGGCCCAGCACCAGCACCGCGCCCAGAAGCGCTTCCAGTATCAGAAAAACGAGCGACCACACCGCAGCTTTGCGTGCGGGATGCTGCTTCGGTGTAGCCAGGAATGTCCATGCTGTCAGGACAAAGAACATGGTGCCTGAGATGCCGGTCAGCGACCGGTGCATGAACTCAATGACCGTGGCCAGCCGCTGGAAGTGAGGGAGTACTTCACCATTACACAGCGGCCAATGAGCGCCGCAGCCCGCACCGGAAGACGTGGCCCGTACCACCGCTCCCTGCAAAACCACCACTACAAAAAGCGCAAGCGTAGCCCACGCCCACAGACGCACTCCCTTCAAAGAGTGTGTCTGGCTGGGCGTGGCAACGGCGGTATGCATAGTTCGTTTCCCTAACTAAATGTTGTTTATCCTGCAGCAAGTTCTTTCGCGCGTTGCGTCGCGCGCTTCACAGCTTTAATCAGCGTCACGCGCAGACCGCCTTCTTCCAGTTCAAGAATGCCGTCCACCGTGCAACCGGCCGGCGTGGTGACCGCGTCTTTTAGCAGGGCAGGATGGTAGCCGGTTTCCAGCACCATACGTGCAGAGCCGAACGTCGTCTGAGCAGCAAGTAGTGTTGCGATATCGCGCGGCAGGCCAACGTTGACACCCGCTTCGGCCAGCGCCTCAATGATGATGTAAATGAACGCGGGACCGGAGCCAGAGAGACCGGTGACGGCATCCATGTGTTTTTCATCCACCACCACGGTGCGGCCAACGGTTCCGAAGATGCGCTGCGCAATGCCAAGCTGATCTTCCGACACAAAGCGTCCGCGGCAAAGCGCCGTAATGCCCGCACCCAGCATCGCCGGGGTGTTCGGCATGGAACGCACCACGGGAATCTCGATGCCGGCAGCATCTTCAATTGCCGAGGTCTTCACCGAAGCTGCAAACGACACCAGCATCTTCTGCGGTGTCAGTACCGGCCGAATCTGCTCAATCAATGCCGGAACCTGGATCGGCTTGACGCCCAGCAGGATCACGTCTGCCTGCTTCGCCGCTTCCAGATTGTCCGTGATGACCTCTACGCTGTACTGCGCGGACAGAGCGTGGGCACGTTCCGGATGGGCAACCGTGGCGATGATCTGCTCCGCGTGCAGCAGGTTGTTTTTCAGGAAGGCCTGCAGAAGAATGCCGCCCATCTTGCCGGTGCCCAGGATAGCCACCTTGACGCCGGGCATGGCTGCGGGGGGCTGCGTGTTTTCGTATTCCAGTTCTGTGCTCATGCGTTCAGTTCATCCAGTGCTGCAAAAAGAGAGTTGACGTCTACAGAGTGTTCGGTGCCTGCGATGGGCAGAATGTTGTTCTGCGCGTGATGAAGACCATCGCGATTAAAGAAGTAAGCTGCGCGACGTACAGGATCGATCAACCAGATGTTTGGTACGCCCATTTCGCGGTAATCAGACAGGACAGCTTCCGCACGGGAAAGGCGATCTTCCGGGGAAAGAATTTCAATGCAAACCACCGGCGGCGTTACGGCTACCTGTTCGCGTTTGATATCGCGTGAAACCGCTGCAACATCACAAATACGAATCCGATAAGGTGAAACACGAATACGCAATTCGCTGCACGGGACGAGCCCGGTCGTAGACATATGTTGAAGGAACCAGGAACTTAGTAGAACCTGAAGATGGCCGTGATCGAATTCGCCCAAGTTTCTTTCCTCAATGTGGCCGTCGACGAAATCGACGTCAGGGCTGTAGGACGTGTGAAGATACTGCTCGATTGTCATCAGCGCGGGTGCGGTCGCCATCGAAAGTCTCCTCTCTTACAAGAGTAACGCCAGCCGGTGAATACCGGCTGGCGTTTGTGTGCGGTGATCGTTGCCGGCTATTTGGTGGGAACGCTCTGATCCGCAAAAGAGCTCTCCGGGTACCATTCCGGTCGCGGTCCGTTGGCCACTCGTGTGGTGAGCTGTCCCAGGACTACCGTGAACTGTGCCGCGGCTACCTTGTCGACAGGCTGTTGCAGGTCATCGCTGGGCTTGTGATAGCGGGTTTTGACCCAATCCATGAAGACTTTCTGTTCGGGCGAATCCGGTGTCCAGCCGAACTTGAAGGCCAGCGCCGGAATGCCCTGCTTCACAAAGTTCACCTGGTCGGAACGGACAAAGCGGTTCTCATCCGGCTGCTTGTCAAACTGAACTTCCGCATCGTTCAACTGGAAGGCAGCGCGGGCATCATTACCAAGCGTGCTCTCGCCCAGCCCCTGCACCTCGATAAACCGCAGCGGAAAGAGCGGCAGATACATGTCCATGTTCAGGTCGGCCACCACGTCCTTCTTGGGAACGGTGGGCTTGGTGGCAAAATAGGCAGAACCAAGTTCGCCCAACTCTTCACCCGCAAGTGCAATGAACAGAATCGACCGCTTCGGATGCGGATACTTCGCCATCAGCTTGGCGCATTCCATCACGGAAGCCGAGCCGGAAGCATTGTCCATAGCGCCGTTGTAGAGGCTGTCACCATTCACAGGACGACCAATGCCCAGGTGGTCCAGATGCGCACTGACCACCACATATTCCTTCTTCAGCTTCGCGTCAGAACCTTCCAGCAGGCCAATCACGTTGGACATGTGGACCGGCGTGCCCTTGCTGATCGTCGTCCTGGCTTCCAGCGTGCCGGGCAGTGCAAAGTGCGGCAGCGTCTCGCCGGCATTCGCCAGTTTGCGCAACTCTTCGTAGCTGTGGCCGCTGCCTTCAAACAACTTCTCGGCGGCACTGTAGGCAATCGTCGCGCTCACCTGCAAACCCTTCATGCTGTTCAGCGCAGGATCTTCGAACAGAAGACGTGCGCCGCCCGCACGGGCCGGGCCGTTCGCGTTGTTCTGCGGTGGTGCAGGTGCCAGCGAAATCATACCCACCGCACCAGCCGCCGCAAGCTGTTTCCAGCGCTGATCGTTGCCGCGAGCATACGCGCGTTGCGGCCCTTGCAGGTTGATCGGCGGTGCATTGAAAAAGACAACCACCTTGCCCTTTACGTCTGCACCGGCGAAGTCGTCGATATGCTTCTTCGGAATGCGCAGACCATAGCCAATGAAGACCATTGGAGCATTCGAGATCGAGGTGTTCTCTGTGCCGGGAGCCAGTGTCGCATCGGTGCCAATAGGAAAGTCGACGGTCTTGCCGTTAACATTCACGCGGAAGAACGAAGCGGCCGTATCAATGGACGTGGGTACAAGCGCAAATGACTGCTGATAACCGTTGGTACCCGCAGGCTTCAATCCAATCGATTTGAACTGCTCTTCCACGTACGCGACAGCCTTTTCGTAGCCCGGAGTTCCAGCGCGACGGCCTTCCAGCTTGTCATCTGCAAGATACGAGACATGCGCCCACCATGCATCGGCAGGGCCGGACCAGTCCTTGCGTTCACTCAGCAGGGGAATCTGCGCGGAGGCCGCAAGCGAGGCGAACGAAAAGCAGAGCAGCGTAGCGGCAAGCCGCGATAGACGACGCATGGGCAGAGAACTCCTGCGGGAATTGGGTGTCAGTGGCTTCCATACTAACGTGCTCAGGGGGTTTCGGGGGAAAGCCGATGGGCAGGTCACCCGCCGCATACTTCGCAGGAGATGAAGTAAAGGCCCGGCATCGCCGGGCCTTCTACGTTGCTAGTTTTGCTGCCTATCGTTTACTGAAGACCTCGCCCATACGGCGAATCTGCGCGCCCACACCGCGAAGCTTTTCTTCAATACGCTCGTAGCCACGGTCAATGTGGTACACGCGATCCAGGATGGTTTCGCCATCGGCAATCAGTGCGGCCAGCACCAACGACGCTGAAGCGCGAAGATCGCTGCACATTACTGCGGCGGACTGTAACGGCGTGCGGCCGCGAACGGTTGCGGTGCGGCCTTCCACACGGATGTTCGCTCCCATGCGCGACAGCTCCGGCACGTGCATGAAACGGTTTTCGAAGATGTTTTCCGTAATGATGCTGGTGCCTTCCGCCTGCGTTGCCAGCGCCATGTACTGCGCCTGCATGTCGGTGGGGAAGCCCGGATACTCCACGGTGGTAATGTCCGCGGCCTTCAGCGATCCACGGCCTTCGCTGCGTACGCGAATGTTGTCCTTGCCCACATCCATACGCACGCCGCACTCTTCCAGCTTGGCAATCACAGCGCCCAGATGCGCGGGGTTCAGCGAATCCACATTCAGATCGCCACCGGAGATCGCTCCGGCAATGAGGAATGTGCCTGCTTCAATGCGATCCGGATTGATACGATGGCGTACGCCATGCAGCTTCGACACACCTTTCACGCGGATGGTGGACGTGCCTGCGCCTTCAATCTGCGCACCCATGCCGATCAGCATCTCGGCCAGGTCAGTTACTTCCGGTTCCTGCGCGCAGTTTTCCATCACGGTTTCGCCGTCGGCCAGGGTCGCTGCCATCAACAGGTCTTCCGTACCGGTGACGGTAATCTTGTCAAAGGAGATATGCGCACCGTGCAGTCGATCCGCCTTGGCTTCAATGTAGCCATACTCCTGCGTGATCTTCGCGCCCATCAGTTCCAGACCCTTCAGGTGCAGGTCAATGGGGCGGTCGCCGATGGAGCATCCGCCGGGCAGCGCCACGCGAGCAATGCCGGCACGTGCCACCAGCGGTCCAAGCACCAGCGACGACGCGCGCATGGTCTTCACAATCTCGTACTTGGCTTCCGGATCGGACAGCACAGCGCACTGGATCGTGGTGCGATGCTGCGCGCGGCCATAGCCCAGCTCCACATGCGCGCCCATGCTTTCCAGCAGCTTGCGTTCGGTCTCAATGTCGCGGACCTGGGGAATGTTTTCAAGAACCACTTCTTCTTCTGTAAGGATGGCCGCAGCCATGCACGGAAGAGCCGAGTTCTTTGCGCCGGAAACCTTGATGGTGCCAAGCAACGGATTGCCACCACGGACAACAAACTTATCCATGTACTTAAGTCTACGGAAGACTTGTCAGGTTTGCAGGTTATCGGGAGAGGTTCCTTTTTATGTTGAAATCCTTCGGCCGGACGGAAAGCCATCGTCCGGAGCACACGGGGTTGCCAGCCCCGCAGAGGCTTCTCACCCCGGTCATGATTGGCGCATATCTGACGGCAGTGGCCGTGACGTTGGTGATCGTCCTCCTGCACGCACCCCACTTCAGCTACACCCTGGATGATCCGTATATCCATCTGGCGCTGGCCCAGAACATCGCAGCGGGCCATTACGGCATCAATCCGGGCGAAACCACGTCTCCATCTTCGAGTGTCTTGTGGCCGTTGCTGCTCGCCCCTTTGAGTCGCACAGTGGTCGGCGAATGGGTGCCGCTGGTACTGAACATGGTGTTTTCACTGGGGACCTGCATCCTTCTGGGGCGCTGGCTGGAACCTCGATTGCGATCTGCCGGATTCGGCAACCTGCCCATCGCCGGGTTCGCCATCTGCCTGGTGCTGGCTGCCAATATGCCGGGGCTAACCATGACTGGAATGGAACATTCCTTCCAGGTCTTGTTAGTTGTTGCATGTGTCATCGCAATCTTCCACGGATATGAAGGTGATTCGATTCCGTGGCCATATCTCGCCGCCGCCGCACTCGCCCCAGCCGTCCGCTACGAGAACGTGGTGTACACCGGATCGGTTTGCGCGGTGCTGCTGTTCAAGCGTCGCTACGGCGCAGCCCTGACTGTTTTTGCGGTCAGCCTGCTGCCTCTCATCGGATTAGGACTCTTTCTTCACGCACACGGCCTGCCACCTTTTCCCAATTCCGTCATGGCGAAAGGCGGCATGCACGCCAGCGGTGGCGACACAGGCGGCCTTGCCCACCTTGCGGAGCTGACTGTTGAGAACGCGAAGGGCTTATTTCTCCGACCGTCGCGTCGCGTGATCTTTGGGTGCCTGGTGGCGATTGCAACATCCTGCATATATCTGCGGCGACGCTACGCGATGTGGCCCATGATGACAGTCCTGTTGGCAGCGGTTGCAATGGCTCTCGTCGGACCGTACGACTGGTTCTTCCGTTACGACGTCGCACTCCGCATCTTCGTTCTGCTTCTCGCGTTGGGACTGCTGTTTCACGCCATGAAAGGGCAGAGGCTGCTTGCGCCTGTGGTATGGCTCCTTGCGCTGCTGAGTGCCGTGGCCTTTGTGCCCCCGCTCTTGGGATCGCCGGGAGGCTCCCTTGAAATCGCGCGGCAGCAATATGAAATGCATCGCTTCGTGCAGCAGCTGGGCTCAGAAAACGTTGCGGTAAACGACCTCGGCTGGGTCAGTTTGAACGCCCGCGGAAAGTTCTACATCCTTGACTTGATCGGGCTGGCCAACCTCGAAACCCTGCGCGAGGCAAATCGTGATACAGCATGGCTGGATCGCGTCACCAGGGAACACAACGTTGGGCTTGTCATGATCTACGCCTCATGGTTTGACGATCCTCCGCCAGGTTGGATCAAGCTCGGCGTACTGCATCAATCGCCGCAACGCTTTGACAGCCCGATCGCCACCATCGGCGTGGATTTCTATGCGACCTCGCCCGCTGCGGCGCGGCGTTTGCAGCCGCAGTTTGAGGCATTCCGCAGAACACTGCCAGCCCACACATGGATTGCGGAGAAATGAGCAGAGCGCGGCACTCGCTGCCGCGCTCGCACCACGTTATGGGTTGGCTTAAGCGCCAGTTTTAGCGCCGTGGCGATGCATCTGCCGCATGGTCTTCAACTGCTGCATCTGTTCCGGTGTCAACACGCCAGACAGCTCCGTCTGGGTGTTTTGCTGAACCTGGCGTCGTTGATCTTTCTTCTGGTCAGCCGTCAGGGTCGTGTCGCTACGAAGCGCCTTCATCTTCTGCTGGCGTTCGGCCAGAATGGGTTCCAGTTTCGCCGTCTGGTCCTGCGACAAGCCAAGCTTCTTACCCATCTTCAGCGCAACTTTATGCGGGTTATGCGCGCGATGGTGATGCTTGTGTGTTACCTGCGTTTATAGTGCAGAGGTCTGCGGTGCAGCGGCCTGCGCGAAGGCGGCTGTTTCTGTAAACGAGAGAAGAAGGGCAGAGGTGAGGACGATCTGTTTCATCACGGGTTACTCCTTACAAGAGCGGCAAACATCAGCATTCGCTCTGCAGGTACAAACACCCCCGTACGCAATCGTTGCGCGCAACTTTTTGCCACGACTGCTGGTGCGAACGCCACTTGCTGATATCTTGTTGTTACTCAAACATTTCTGCAGGGAAGCGCCATCGCGTCATACGACCCGGCGCGAAGGAGAATCTTCATGAACCGCCGCCATTTTCTCTCGCAAGCCGCATTGGCTGCAGCTTCCACTTCGTTGATGGCGGAAGCACAGCGCCCCGAGACACAGGCTCCTGTGAAGGGTCCCCTGCCGCCATCTATCGCGGCTCTTCCCAACCGCAAGGCAGAAGCAACGCCTATCACCGTGGCGGAACGCGGCGAACGCATCGCCCGCGCGCAGGAGTTGATGGCGCGGCAGGGACTCGCCGGTGTATTGCTCGCAGGTGGAACGTCCATGGTGTATTTCACCGGCATCCGCAGCGGCAACAGCGAACGCATGTTCGCGTTTGTCATCCCCGTTAAAGGCGCGGCATTTCTCGTCTGCCCGTCGTTTGAAGAGGACCGCATGCGCGAGCGTCTCGATACCATCCCGGGCGGCCAGAACGTGCGCATCTACACATGGCACGAAGATGAAAGTCCTTTCGCTCTGGTGGGCAAAGGATTGGCGGACGCCGGTCTGCGCACCGGCAAGCTTGGCATCGAAGAGAAGACACCCTACATCTACGCATCGGAAATTGCAAAAGCAAATCCGAATCTGCAAGTGGTGGATGGAACGCCGATCACCGCTGGTTGCCGCCGGATCAAGACAAAGCACGAACTGGATCTGCTGACGCTGGCGAATCAGGTGACGCTCTCTGTGTATGAGGCAGCGTGGAAGGCCGGTCACCCCGGTATGAACACCGCAGACTTCAGCGCGCTGATGGGCGCAGCGTACGTCAAGAGTGGATTCCCCGGCTTCTCAAGCTGCGAAACAGGCATCTAC is a window encoding:
- a CDS encoding Uma2 family endonuclease is translated as MATAPALMTIEQYLHTSYSPDVDFVDGHIEERNLGEFDHGHLQVLLSSWFLQHMSTTGLVPCSELRIRVSPYRIRICDVAAVSRDIKREQVAVTPPVVCIEILSPEDRLSRAEAVLSDYREMGVPNIWLIDPVRRAAYFFNRDGLHHAQNNILPIAGTEHSVDVNSLFAALDELNA
- a CDS encoding heme A synthase, which translates into the protein MHTAVATPSQTHSLKGVRLWAWATLALFVVVVLQGAVVRATSSGAGCGAHWPLCNGEVLPHFQRLATVIEFMHRSLTGISGTMFFVLTAWTFLATPKQHPARKAAVWSLVFLILEALLGAVLVLGHYVENNTSNMRVFVQSIHFTNTMILLAATTAVAVLLGNVKAAAYNKPLRQASLLTIAAVLITGAAGSVAALADTIFPSHSLQAAIAADFAADSPLLIRMRWMHPAASLLIVAATLLLAKRLKQNNAGPAANLLFANLALQMLIGVADVLMLAPTWIQVLHLLGADLFWISLIGISVPLFLAEPSTT
- the proC gene encoding pyrroline-5-carboxylate reductase, yielding MSTELEYENTQPPAAMPGVKVAILGTGKMGGILLQAFLKNNLLHAEQIIATVAHPERAHALSAQYSVEVITDNLEAAKQADVILLGVKPIQVPALIEQIRPVLTPQKMLVSFAASVKTSAIEDAAGIEIPVVRSMPNTPAMLGAGITALCRGRFVSEDQLGIAQRIFGTVGRTVVVDEKHMDAVTGLSGSGPAFIYIIIEALAEAGVNVGLPRDIATLLAAQTTFGSARMVLETGYHPALLKDAVTTPAGCTVDGILELEEGGLRVTLIKAVKRATQRAKELAAG
- a CDS encoding M24 family metallopeptidase, which produces MNRRHFLSQAALAAASTSLMAEAQRPETQAPVKGPLPPSIAALPNRKAEATPITVAERGERIARAQELMARQGLAGVLLAGGTSMVYFTGIRSGNSERMFAFVIPVKGAAFLVCPSFEEDRMRERLDTIPGGQNVRIYTWHEDESPFALVGKGLADAGLRTGKLGIEEKTPYIYASEIAKANPNLQVVDGTPITAGCRRIKTKHELDLLTLANQVTLSVYEAAWKAGHPGMNTADFSALMGAAYVKSGFPGFSSCETGIYSALPHGSIKPQVIKENDIVLIDDGCTVEGYAADISRTFVYGTPSDKMKRVFDTVHKAQAAARDAAKSGNECQAVDKAARDIITAAGFGPDYKTFTHRLGHGIGMDGHEWPYLVRGNKTILETGMCFSDEPGIYLPNEFGVRLEDCMHITPGGGVLFTPQSPSLTEPFSV
- the murA gene encoding UDP-N-acetylglucosamine 1-carboxyvinyltransferase, whose protein sequence is MDKFVVRGGNPLLGTIKVSGAKNSALPCMAAAILTEEEVVLENIPQVRDIETERKLLESMGAHVELGYGRAQHRTTIQCAVLSDPEAKYEIVKTMRASSLVLGPLVARAGIARVALPGGCSIGDRPIDLHLKGLELMGAKITQEYGYIEAKADRLHGAHISFDKITVTGTEDLLMAATLADGETVMENCAQEPEVTDLAEMLIGMGAQIEGAGTSTIRVKGVSKLHGVRHRINPDRIEAGTFLIAGAISGGDLNVDSLNPAHLGAVIAKLEECGVRMDVGKDNIRVRSEGRGSLKAADITTVEYPGFPTDMQAQYMALATQAEGTSIITENIFENRFMHVPELSRMGANIRVEGRTATVRGRTPLQSAAVMCSDLRASASLVLAALIADGETILDRVYHIDRGYERIEEKLRGVGAQIRRMGEVFSKR
- a CDS encoding M28 family peptidase translates to MRRLSRLAATLLCFSFASLAASAQIPLLSERKDWSGPADAWWAHVSYLADDKLEGRRAGTPGYEKAVAYVEEQFKSIGLKPAGTNGYQQSFALVPTSIDTAASFFRVNVNGKTVDFPIGTDATLAPGTENTSISNAPMVFIGYGLRIPKKHIDDFAGADVKGKVVVFFNAPPINLQGPQRAYARGNDQRWKQLAAAGAVGMISLAPAPPQNNANGPARAGGARLLFEDPALNSMKGLQVSATIAYSAAEKLFEGSGHSYEELRKLANAGETLPHFALPGTLEARTTISKGTPVHMSNVIGLLEGSDAKLKKEYVVVSAHLDHLGIGRPVNGDSLYNGAMDNASGSASVMECAKLMAKYPHPKRSILFIALAGEELGELGSAYFATKPTVPKKDVVADLNMDMYLPLFPLRFIEVQGLGESTLGNDARAAFQLNDAEVQFDKQPDENRFVRSDQVNFVKQGIPALAFKFGWTPDSPEQKVFMDWVKTRYHKPSDDLQQPVDKVAAAQFTVVLGQLTTRVANGPRPEWYPESSFADQSVPTK